The Elephas maximus indicus isolate mEleMax1 chromosome 19, mEleMax1 primary haplotype, whole genome shotgun sequence genome contains a region encoding:
- the KIF2B gene encoding kinesin-like protein KIF2B, translating into MASQFCLPLAPCLSSLKPWKPHFGDVQVGICVAIKRSDGRIHLAVVTEINRENAWVTVEWVEKEVKKGKKIDLETIFLLNPALASAKHPTVPKPLSPLSLASPSAIGDQRTATRWMAIIPQKNESPSGDSLAMRVPSNPCLVKRKKSTCVREIEKLQRQREERRRQQLEIRAQRAHDVNSGNPNSEVMRMIEEYRRHLDGSRVSGLEPLEAHRICVCVRKRPLNQQETIMKDLDIITIPSNNVVMVHESKQKVDLTRYLENQTFCFDHAFDDTASNELVYQFTAQPLVESIFRKGMATCFAYGQTGSGKTHTMGGAFSGRDQDCSNGIYALVAQDVFLLLKNSAYEKLDLKVYGTFFEIYGGKVYDLLNWKKKLQVLEDGNQQVQVVGLWEQEVCCVEDVLNLVELGNSCRTSGQTSVNAHSSRSHAVFQVILKAQGELHGKFSLIDLAGNERGADTVKGNRKRQLEGAEINKSLLALKECIRALGQNKPHTPFRASKLTQVLRDSFIGQNSSTCMIATISPGMASCENTLNTLRYANRVKELTLNVRPHHRSLYLVGPEEPKMLEKHISNSEMSLQRDEFIKIPCIPSGIQSGEEKIEGEIETLSTPSMENAMTSWKESNQWPTKVKETMDAVNYDVDFCIAQLLVILDQKIGVLTEVQKKLRLLQSDFQKKSKVE; encoded by the coding sequence ATGGCCAGCCAGTTCTGCCTCCCGCTTGCCCCGTGCCTCTCGTCCCTGAAACCCTGGAAGCCACACTTCGGAGATGTCCAAGTGGGCATCTGCGTGGCGATAAAGCGCAGTGACGGGAGGATCCACCTGGCTGTGGTCACGGAGATCAACAGAGAAAACGCTTGGGTCACGGTCGAGTGGGTCGAGAAGGAAGTCAAAAAAGGCAAGAAGATTGATCTAGAGACCATATTCCTCCTGAATCCAGCACTGGCCTCAGCTAAACACCCCACGGTACCTAAGCCATTGTCCCCTTTGTCCCTAGCGTCCCCTTCTGCCATCGGAGACCAGCGTACGGCTACCCGATGGATGGCGATAATCCCCCAGAAAAATGAGTCGCCTTCAGGGGACAGCCTGGCCATGCGGGTCCCCAGCAACCCTTGCTTGGTGAAACGGAAAAAGTCAACTTGTGTGCGAGAAATCGAGAAACTGCAGAGGCAGCGGGAGGAGCGCAGGCGGCAGCAGTTGGAGATCCGAGCCCAGCGTGCTCACGATGTCAACTCAGGAAACCCCAACTCCGAGGTCATGCGCATGATCGAGGAGTACCGCCGGCACCTGGACGGCAGCAGGGTGTCTGGCCTGGAGCCCCTGGAAGCCCACCGGATCTGCGTCTGCGTGAGGAAACGGCCTCTCAACCAGCAAGAAACCATCATGAAGGACCTGGATATCATCACTATCCCCTCGAACAACGTAGTCATGGTACACGAGTCCAAGCAGAAGGTGGACCTCACCCGCTACCTGGAAAACCAGACCTTCTGCTTTGACCATGCCTTCGACGACACCGCCTCCAACGAGTTGGTGTACCAGTTCACTGCTCAGCCGCTGGTGGAGTCTATCTTCCGCAAGGGCATGGCCACCTGCTTTGCCTATGGGCAGACGGGCAGCGGGAAAACGCACACCATGGGTGGGGCCTTTTCAGGCAGGGACCAAGATTGCTCTAACGGCATCTATGCTTTGGTAGCCCAGGATGTCTTCCTCCTGCTCAAGAACTCCGCTTATGAGAAACTCGACCTCAAAGTCTATGGGACATTTTTTGAGATTTATGGGGGCAAAGTGTATGACTTACTGAACTGGAAGAAGAAGCTGCAAGTCCTTGAAGATGGCAACCAGCAAGTGCAGGTAGTAGGGCTGTGGGAACAGGAGGTGTGTTGTGTAGAGGATGTTCTAAACCTCGTggaactggggaacagctgccggACTTCTGGACAGACTTCTGTCAATGCCCACTCTTCCAGGAGCCACGCGGTGTTCCAAGTCATCTTGAAGGCACAAGGGGAACTGCACGGCAAGTTTTCCCTCATTGATTTAGCTGGGAACGAAAGGGGAGCAGATACTGTCAAGGGCAACCGGAAGAGGCAGCTGGAAGGGGCAGAGATTAACAAGAGTCTCCTGGCTCTCAAGGAATGCATCCGGGCTTTGGGTCAGAATAAGCCTCATACTCCGTTTAGAGCCAGCAAACTCACACAAGTGCTCCGGGACTCCTTTATAGGCCAAAACTCCTCCACTTGTATGATTGCTACTATCTCTCCAGGGATGGCCTCTTGTGAAAACACCCTTAACACTTTAAGATATGCAAACAGAGTAAAAGAATTAACTCTCAATGTCAGGCCCCACCATCGTAGCCTCTATCTGGTTGGACCCGAGGAACCAAAAATGTTGGAAAAGCACATTAGTAATTCAGAAATGTCCCTTCAGAGGGATGAATTTATTAAAATACCTTGTATACCAAGTGGTATACAGAGTGGGGAGGAAAAGATTGAAGGAGAAATTGAAACATTATCCACTCCATCAATGGAGAATGCTATGACTTCGTGGAAGGAATCCAATCAATGGCCCACAAAGGTGAAAGAGACCATGGATGCAGTAAACTATGACGTTGATTTTTGCATTGCTCAGTTATTAGTCATTTTGGATCAGAAAATTGGTGTTCTGACTGAGGTTCAAAAGAAACTGAGATTATTACAGTCTGACTTCCAAAAGAAGAGCAAGGTAGAGTGA